From the genome of Streptobacillus ratti, one region includes:
- the mrdA gene encoding penicillin-binding protein 2, whose product MRILDIEDKSKRVSSFLFIVSLIFLGLVLRLYNLQITNRELYQNRASRNSLRANTIKPARGKIYDKYGELLVSNTTGYHLIHKESNNISNNELEILTKVFKETDVEREKIFSALSKKTREKLEEIYFDTLDMMKLTNMEYEDIINKFYKVLPSGFDKVIIVDEDLDPKSALIGVEKITNPRIDILEYDKRYYHKREVASHVIGNVKLISEKEYEELKDKGFEKDDLVGKDGIEKTYNVELKGKSGKEFVEVDARGNVLNKLDEEKAIAGKNIYLSIEYELQKYMTEKFRGKIGTFIAIDVKTGKILTYVSYPEIDLNILSSRISKNDWEKLLNSSKKPLLNRGIAGLFPPGSTAKVVSGLAILENGISPEETMYSTGEFTFGKVKFRDSNRKGHGTTNFFKAIAESVNTYFYQNILRINRDEYFKIAKDFGIGEPTEIDLPGEISGVLPTPEWKRKRFKTAIDRKWLPGDLINMSIGQGYMLMTPLQVLMMYQAIANDGVMIKPTFIEYFENSDGIRERKKIEVLRKLNIKDENIKNIQKALKMTVTDGTAKVLKNLPTSVSAKTGTAQNRKESKHHSWMAGYFPSDKPEIAFVALVEEGGYGAVEAGGRVHEFISKYYELKGEN is encoded by the coding sequence ATGAGAATATTAGATATAGAAGATAAGAGTAAAAGAGTATCATCTTTTCTATTTATAGTATCTCTAATATTTTTGGGATTAGTTCTAAGATTATATAATCTACAAATTACTAATAGAGAACTTTATCAAAATAGGGCTTCAAGAAATAGTTTAAGAGCTAACACTATTAAGCCTGCAAGAGGCAAAATTTATGATAAATATGGAGAATTATTAGTAAGTAATACTACTGGTTATCATCTCATACATAAAGAAAGTAATAATATATCTAATAACGAATTAGAAATTTTAACAAAGGTATTTAAAGAAACTGATGTTGAAAGAGAGAAGATATTTTCAGCATTAAGTAAAAAAACTCGTGAAAAATTAGAAGAGATATATTTTGATACATTAGATATGATGAAATTAACTAATATGGAATATGAGGATATTATTAATAAGTTCTATAAGGTATTACCATCTGGGTTTGATAAAGTAATTATAGTTGATGAAGATTTAGATCCAAAAAGTGCTTTAATTGGAGTAGAAAAAATTACTAATCCACGTATTGATATTTTAGAATATGACAAGAGATATTATCATAAGCGTGAAGTTGCTTCTCATGTTATAGGGAATGTTAAACTCATAAGTGAAAAAGAATATGAGGAATTAAAAGATAAAGGTTTTGAAAAAGATGATCTTGTAGGTAAAGATGGAATTGAAAAGACATATAATGTGGAGTTAAAAGGGAAATCTGGTAAAGAGTTTGTTGAAGTAGATGCAAGAGGAAATGTTTTAAATAAACTTGATGAAGAAAAAGCTATAGCAGGTAAAAATATATATCTTTCTATAGAATATGAATTACAAAAATATATGACAGAAAAATTTAGAGGTAAAATTGGTACCTTTATAGCTATAGATGTTAAAACAGGTAAAATATTAACATATGTAAGTTATCCTGAAATAGATTTAAATATTTTAAGTTCAAGAATAAGTAAAAATGATTGGGAGAAACTTTTAAATTCTAGTAAAAAACCTTTATTAAATAGAGGTATAGCAGGTCTATTCCCACCTGGTTCTACGGCTAAGGTAGTTAGTGGTCTAGCTATACTTGAAAATGGGATATCGCCAGAGGAAACTATGTATTCAACTGGGGAGTTCACTTTTGGTAAGGTTAAATTTAGGGATTCTAATAGAAAAGGACATGGAACTACAAATTTTTTCAAAGCTATAGCTGAATCTGTAAATACATATTTTTATCAAAATATTTTAAGAATAAATAGAGATGAATATTTTAAAATAGCAAAGGACTTTGGAATAGGAGAACCTACTGAGATAGATCTTCCAGGAGAGATATCAGGTGTTCTTCCAACTCCTGAATGGAAAAGAAAAAGATTTAAAACAGCAATAGATAGAAAATGGTTACCTGGAGATTTAATTAATATGTCTATAGGTCAAGGATATATGCTTATGACACCATTACAAGTATTAATGATGTATCAAGCTATAGCAAATGATGGAGTTATGATTAAACCAACTTTTATAGAATATTTTGAAAATTCAGACGGTATAAGGGAAAGAAAGAAAATAGAAGTATTAAGAAAATTAAATATTAAAGATGAGAATATAAAGAATATACAAAAAGCTCTGAAAATGACTGTTACTGATGGTACGGCTAAAGTATTAAAAAATCTTCCTACATCAGTTTCAGCAAAAACAGGAACTGCACAAAATAGGAAGGAATCAAAACACCATTCATGGATGGCAGGATATTTCCCTAGTGATAAACCTGAAATAGCCTTTGTTGCATTAGTTGAAGAGGGTGGATATGGTGCAGTTGAAGCAGGTGGAAGAGTACATGAGTTTATTTCTAAATATTATGAATTAAAAGGAGAAAATTAA
- a CDS encoding translocation/assembly module TamB domain-containing protein → MKIVKRSLFIILPLSFIISGAKVYIGSNAFKSHLKILLNNVFEIKVDYSDLKLHGLSNLEIKDLRLRTQDGTEVITADLAKAKINLFTPTRISYVELIKGKVLFERSLDGINLRKILPNSSSDTTDYRRLSFINKVSFKDISLKYIDKSYNTVIEKDFKDVNGYLISILQSSLDLVANAKTDNNEKLEINIKFDTNQAKNFLDLFSIKQYDEYNKEKMGFKFDFNNVTLTKELFQYVPISNMVSAYSGKVNGKLEIKEDDNENFEFYGNLDINNSDIWYREYKGIVKNVNANVKFNKYDIDLNGKGKVDNGNIDLGIKFNTDDSKLYLKTNINNVDYSTLRKYSLIEKMNIDGKSDKVNVDIGLGLKITDDDFDIEEFNGSVKTKYLNVFDSDINNFNLYFKLKEKNVINIKTNNISVNKNVNENLNINGLVNASFDLNVKNISGKGKFTIDNKSKFINLNRINGDVEVKENKDVLVNFNEKKIFGNIKYLNEKQEAKFTIKGRQPINIKYMGNDLNIKSSINNLTYSFSKNDFVTGTADIYAKSNDGKYFNDVNAKLNINQGRYNVNVDAKTNDGNISINGHSSKKMEHSYTLVAKDFDMVKYLKKIGIKNLDDVEGSKESFTVNVLAQNIEDKVKLSLDLSNPVNIKFKNKKLGIKPKLKDVIYNFKNGTIESGDMNLGVIGDGSIFDNITAGVNVNNGNLDVNSVVSIKDGKLNIKGNVSKDLIHSYDISGEKIDIFEIGKSFGYIDKEIKDSMKLDFSTKVSGNIDDIKGDIHISSPYGGYVAEYENLVLDGKINNLKEFDMDLNLSVDELWLKYQRFVDVKSKVKIKKEDIYIEEFGNDKLKLKAKYNLKSRNVSLESNLNAYNIYSTFGPDLDLIVNNMNFNVYGNLDNLNGNISIDESPVMLNKKKISDFVMNGNIVNNKINLDKMKIRDNNVSGYFDIKDKSYDINIALKENNIEELVAINNLKLNVNSNLNIKGNLDKTDITGNLDIENLSYKQYRIPKVFLNIEHKNTNIFDITKTGILNINNFEIKDSDNKEVFKFSDSFDLANLDIDYNIKNKEIDLEKISLLNPETYKGKLILDLILRHNKEETLASLNVKSDELLLNRLKVTDVYFDVQGNDKVMNISGAYLEYENNPFLLDGYVSYTLDDYNFNLLANDFNLKFLEISDKIKQSSGIANLNLYLKKNLVQGKINMNNFSLETVDDIANLNKINADIDLKNKTISIKDLSGNANGGNFSILGKFDLPEIADDFLKSKKIKTGAIEVDTKIDNVNIKYAGNNLRITSDVKIENNKIFGNVILNSGNIVNISPFLKLNNNNNSSKNKLTNVNDYFTELKNQIIKNIVNQHILDVSFETEKDININIPSVVGLVKDIKGDTFGNARVIFDSSNLSIYSDLSVNKGEFDLNGHVFRVEEATVKFMGNLDPIIEFKANTNVAGDVIRIKMIGSLNNRSIELSSEQGKNMNEILGIIALNEEGGLLDVDNIKTTNIVGKALSSALNNLLFSTFTNKVSSTLGINDFKIKANFDSKNNLEFKDIINNTTTTFYINNKFFNLNSLYWNAELTVPFDLKIDRIRNELKYNLWLNYFLKKGISATAGIKSPIDITNNKTRTATFYTGLQYDNRYGSFVEIIDDLSTLFKKKKVLKNGEKKEEEVDANSNK, encoded by the coding sequence ATGAAAATAGTAAAAAGAAGTTTATTTATTATACTTCCCCTTTCCTTTATAATCTCAGGGGCTAAAGTATATATAGGTTCTAATGCTTTTAAATCTCATTTAAAGATATTATTAAATAATGTTTTTGAAATAAAAGTGGATTATTCAGACCTTAAATTACATGGTTTATCAAATTTAGAAATTAAAGATTTAAGGTTAAGAACTCAAGACGGGACAGAAGTAATTACTGCAGATTTAGCTAAGGCAAAAATAAATCTATTTACACCTACTAGAATATCTTATGTTGAATTAATAAAGGGTAAGGTATTATTTGAAAGAAGTTTAGATGGAATAAATTTAAGAAAAATACTACCTAATAGTTCTTCTGATACAACAGATTATAGGAGATTATCATTTATAAATAAGGTTAGTTTTAAAGATATTTCATTAAAATATATAGATAAATCCTATAACACTGTAATAGAAAAAGATTTTAAAGATGTAAATGGGTATTTAATAAGTATTCTTCAATCTAGTCTTGATTTAGTAGCAAATGCAAAAACTGATAATAATGAAAAATTAGAAATTAATATTAAATTTGATACAAATCAAGCAAAAAATTTCTTAGACCTATTTTCTATAAAACAATATGATGAATATAACAAAGAGAAAATGGGATTTAAATTTGATTTTAATAATGTTACTTTAACAAAGGAACTATTTCAGTATGTACCAATTAGTAATATGGTTTCAGCATATAGTGGTAAGGTTAATGGTAAATTAGAAATAAAAGAAGATGATAATGAAAATTTTGAATTTTATGGTAATTTAGATATTAATAATTCTGATATATGGTATAGGGAATATAAAGGGATAGTAAAAAATGTAAATGCTAATGTTAAATTTAATAAATATGATATAGATTTAAATGGAAAAGGTAAAGTAGATAACGGTAATATAGATTTAGGTATTAAATTTAATACTGATGATAGTAAACTATATCTTAAAACAAATATAAATAATGTAGATTATTCTACATTAAGAAAATATTCATTGATTGAAAAAATGAATATAGACGGAAAATCTGATAAGGTAAATGTAGATATAGGTTTAGGATTAAAAATAACAGATGATGATTTTGATATAGAAGAATTTAATGGTAGTGTTAAAACTAAATATTTAAATGTATTTGATAGCGATATTAATAATTTTAACCTATATTTTAAATTAAAAGAAAAAAATGTAATTAATATTAAGACAAATAATATATCTGTTAATAAAAATGTTAATGAAAACTTAAATATTAATGGATTAGTAAATGCAAGTTTTGATTTAAATGTTAAAAATATTTCTGGAAAAGGTAAATTTACTATAGATAATAAAAGTAAATTTATTAATTTAAATAGAATTAATGGAGATGTTGAGGTAAAAGAAAATAAAGATGTATTAGTTAATTTTAATGAGAAAAAAATATTTGGTAATATTAAATATCTTAATGAAAAACAAGAAGCTAAATTTACGATTAAAGGTAGACAACCTATTAATATAAAATACATGGGAAATGATTTAAATATTAAATCTAGTATTAATAATTTAACTTATTCATTTAGTAAAAATGATTTTGTAACTGGAACGGCAGATATATATGCTAAATCTAATGATGGTAAATATTTTAATGATGTTAATGCAAAATTAAATATTAATCAGGGTAGATATAATGTTAATGTTGATGCAAAAACTAATGATGGTAATATAAGTATTAATGGACATAGTTCTAAAAAAATGGAACATTCATATACTTTAGTAGCAAAAGATTTTGACATGGTAAAATATTTGAAAAAAATAGGTATTAAAAACTTAGATGATGTTGAGGGCAGTAAAGAAAGCTTTACAGTAAATGTTTTAGCTCAAAATATTGAAGATAAGGTAAAATTATCTTTAGATTTAAGTAATCCTGTAAATATTAAATTTAAGAATAAAAAATTAGGAATTAAACCTAAATTAAAAGATGTGATATATAACTTTAAAAACGGAACTATTGAATCTGGAGATATGAATCTTGGAGTTATAGGTGATGGAAGCATATTTGATAATATTACCGCTGGTGTAAACGTTAATAATGGTAATTTAGATGTAAATTCAGTAGTTAGCATTAAAGATGGTAAGTTAAATATCAAAGGTAATGTTAGTAAAGATTTAATACATTCATATGATATTAGTGGAGAAAAAATAGATATTTTTGAAATAGGTAAATCATTTGGATATATAGATAAAGAAATAAAAGATAGCATGAAACTTGATTTTAGTACTAAGGTTAGTGGTAATATAGATGATATTAAGGGAGATATACATATTAGTAGTCCTTATGGTGGATATGTTGCAGAATATGAAAATCTTGTACTAGATGGTAAGATAAATAATTTAAAAGAATTTGATATGGATCTTAATTTATCTGTTGATGAATTATGGCTTAAATATCAAAGATTTGTTGATGTAAAATCAAAGGTGAAAATTAAAAAAGAAGATATATATATAGAAGAATTTGGTAATGATAAGCTTAAGCTTAAAGCTAAATATAATTTGAAAAGTAGAAATGTTAGTTTAGAATCTAATTTAAATGCGTATAATATTTATTCTACTTTTGGACCAGATTTAGATTTAATAGTAAATAATATGAATTTTAATGTTTATGGAAATTTAGATAATTTAAATGGGAATATATCTATTGATGAATCTCCTGTAATGTTAAATAAAAAGAAAATATCTGATTTTGTTATGAATGGTAATATAGTTAATAATAAAATTAACTTAGATAAGATGAAAATTAGAGATAATAATGTAAGTGGATATTTTGATATTAAAGATAAAAGTTATGATATAAATATAGCTCTTAAGGAAAATAATATAGAAGAATTAGTTGCTATTAATAATTTAAAACTTAATGTTAATTCTAATTTAAACATTAAGGGTAACTTAGATAAAACAGATATTACAGGTAATTTAGATATAGAAAATTTAAGCTATAAACAATATAGAATACCAAAGGTGTTTTTAAATATCGAACATAAAAATACTAATATTTTCGATATTACTAAAACAGGAATACTGAATATTAATAATTTTGAAATTAAAGATAGTGATAATAAAGAAGTATTTAAATTTAGTGATAGTTTTGATTTAGCTAATTTAGATATAGACTATAATATAAAAAATAAAGAAATAGATTTAGAAAAGATAAGTTTATTAAATCCAGAAACATATAAAGGGAAATTAATACTTGATTTAATACTTAGACATAATAAAGAAGAAACTTTAGCATCATTAAATGTTAAAAGTGATGAACTATTATTAAATAGATTAAAAGTAACAGATGTATATTTTGATGTACAGGGAAATGACAAAGTTATGAATATTTCTGGAGCATACCTAGAATATGAAAATAATCCGTTTTTACTAGATGGTTATGTAAGTTATACACTTGATGACTATAATTTCAATCTATTAGCTAATGATTTTAACTTAAAATTCTTAGAAATTAGTGATAAAATTAAACAGTCTAGTGGTATAGCTAACCTTAACCTATATCTAAAGAAAAACCTAGTTCAAGGTAAGATTAATATGAATAACTTTTCACTTGAAACAGTTGATGATATAGCTAATTTAAATAAAATTAATGCTGACATAGATCTTAAAAATAAGACTATTAGTATTAAGGATTTAAGTGGTAATGCAAATGGAGGTAATTTTAGTATATTAGGTAAATTCGATCTTCCTGAAATAGCTGATGACTTTTTAAAATCTAAAAAGATTAAGACAGGTGCTATAGAAGTTGATACTAAAATAGATAATGTAAATATTAAATATGCAGGAAATAATTTAAGAATTACTAGTGATGTTAAAATTGAAAATAATAAAATATTTGGTAATGTAATATTAAATAGTGGAAATATAGTTAATATTTCTCCATTCTTAAAATTAAATAATAACAATAACAGTTCTAAGAATAAATTAACTAATGTTAATGACTACTTTACAGAACTTAAAAATCAAATTATTAAAAATATAGTAAATCAACATATTTTAGATGTATCTTTTGAAACTGAAAAAGATATTAACATTAATATTCCGTCAGTAGTTGGATTAGTTAAAGATATTAAGGGAGATACATTTGGTAATGCAAGGGTAATTTTTGATAGTTCTAATTTATCAATATATTCTGATTTAAGTGTTAATAAAGGAGAATTTGATTTAAATGGACATGTATTTAGAGTAGAGGAAGCTACAGTTAAGTTTATGGGTAATCTTGATCCTATTATAGAATTTAAAGCAAATACTAATGTAGCTGGAGATGTAATAAGGATAAAAATGATAGGCTCACTAAATAATAGGTCAATAGAATTAAGTTCTGAACAAGGTAAGAATATGAATGAAATTTTAGGGATTATAGCACTTAATGAAGAGGGAGGCTTGTTAGATGTAGATAATATTAAAACTACAAATATTGTAGGTAAAGCCCTATCATCAGCATTAAATAACTTGTTATTCTCAACATTTACTAATAAGGTTAGTTCGACTTTAGGTATAAATGACTTTAAAATTAAAGCGAATTTTGATTCTAAAAACAATTTAGAATTTAAGGATATTATAAATAACACCACAACAACTTTCTATATTAACAATAAATTCTTTAATTTAAATAGTCTTTATTGGAATGCAGAGCTTACAGTTCCATTTGATTTAAAAATAGATAGAATAAGAAACGAACTTAAGTATAATTTATGGTTAAACTATTTCTTGAAAAAAGGAATATCAGCTACTGCAGGTATAAAAAGCCCTATAGATATTACAAACAATAAGACTAGAACTGCAACATTTTATACAGGGTTACAATATGATAATAGGTATGGAAGTTTTGTAGAAATCATTGATGATCTTTCAACTTTATTCAAAAAGAAAAAGGTTCTTAAAAATGGTGAAAAAAAGGAAGAAGAAGTTGATGCAAATAGTAATAAGTAG
- the rsmG gene encoding 16S rRNA (guanine(527)-N(7))-methyltransferase RsmG — translation MKEYFVNLLKLSNIDICEDKIDKLVMYLDLLIEKNKVMNLTAIRDSKDMIEKHFIDALLLTKIIRNEEKNLIDLGTGAGFPGLVLAIYYPDKKFLLVDSVKKKVAFLDEVIEKLQLENVKTSSERAEEIIKKYREKFDVALCRGVANLRIILEYMIPFIKIGGRFLPQKLNLNEVEEASNALNLLHSSIENVNKFNLPISNDERIILEIKKNKKTNLEYPRATGIPSKKPL, via the coding sequence ATGAAAGAATATTTTGTTAATCTCTTAAAACTATCTAACATAGATATATGTGAAGATAAAATTGATAAATTAGTAATGTATCTTGATTTACTTATAGAAAAGAATAAAGTAATGAATTTAACGGCTATAAGAGATAGTAAAGATATGATAGAAAAACATTTTATAGATGCTTTACTACTTACTAAAATAATAAGAAATGAAGAAAAAAATTTAATAGATTTAGGAACAGGTGCTGGATTTCCTGGTCTTGTTCTTGCTATATATTATCCTGATAAAAAATTCTTACTAGTTGATTCAGTTAAGAAAAAAGTTGCATTTTTAGATGAGGTAATAGAAAAACTGCAATTAGAAAATGTTAAAACTAGTAGTGAAAGAGCAGAAGAGATAATAAAAAAATATAGGGAAAAATTTGATGTAGCCTTATGTAGAGGTGTTGCAAATTTAAGAATAATACTTGAGTATATGATACCTTTTATTAAAATTGGTGGAAGATTTTTACCTCAAAAACTTAATTTAAATGAGGTAGAAGAGGCAAGTAATGCGTTAAATTTATTACATTCAAGCATTGAAAATGTAAATAAGTTTAATCTTCCAATAAGTAATGATGAAAGAATAATACTTGAAATTAAAAAGAATAAAAAAACAAACTTAGAATATCCAAGAGCAACAGGAATTCCAAGTAAAAAACCATTATAA
- a CDS encoding BamA/OMP85 family outer membrane protein codes for MKNKILISLLSLGTVLMSAPKINNIEISNLKNLPEEMVRELLPVKEGIEYTNKHLSDIYLALVRTGFIQNVNVYPTEDGENVKLKIVVDEVPNADKILQNMQEIEKLKKKTEFKIGEIIVKGTEQDIQPLIDKTGLQKGEYFTPYDAKLLENLILSSGYFGATEIKVFRTSDEKVINVEVEVLENPTIKSINIKGSSILTEEQLKEISGLRVGDILNGRLLTLEESPIIKAYSENGFLWVGFKDVTVTKDGDVTIELLEGKIKNIVYEKKGNVKENERISEKDYKLKTQPHIFSRNTYVKKGEILNQKELELTLRELFRTGLFSSLSHEIVKSSENPEDLILKIIVVERPTTGISANISYSTEDSLSGSLKLEDTNFLGREQTFSLTGEAGVKGNYNFAFNFKDPWIKGTDRLLAGGSIFFRKTSIRAKDLDGYKKDANNSAGNESDIIEKNLTKPTDKSYIFGINGQLGKGLTKDLYLSVSPKLLNVYAKNKGTNVATQVYEDYTLLSLGTDLIYDTRDDRNTPKRGFYADLFFEGGYIVRDKSLIDEKQNDGSIKFKEKNNSSSSGGNSSGGSSGGGSGSGSGSGGSSTPTPAPTPAPKEYEKKKPRPYFTTSLDLRAFHPVYKDKNSMAYRLLASYSHANTPNGQLITVGDGVTLRGLQAPITGNQYAVTFTAENRTYINDYIQAVVFYDAGIAQKDKSGNVNPKFMNNIGLGARINTPIGVVRLDYAWDLDRTSKSKGKFNFGFGQTF; via the coding sequence ATGAAGAATAAGATATTAATTTCACTTTTATCTCTTGGGACTGTATTAATGTCAGCACCAAAAATAAATAATATAGAAATTAGCAATTTAAAAAATTTGCCTGAAGAAATGGTTAGAGAGTTATTGCCAGTTAAAGAGGGTATAGAATATACAAATAAACATTTAAGTGATATATACTTAGCATTAGTTAGAACAGGATTTATACAAAATGTTAATGTTTATCCTACAGAAGATGGGGAAAATGTTAAATTAAAAATAGTAGTAGATGAAGTTCCTAATGCAGATAAAATACTTCAAAATATGCAGGAAATAGAAAAATTAAAGAAAAAAACAGAATTTAAAATTGGAGAAATAATTGTTAAAGGAACTGAGCAAGATATACAACCTTTAATAGACAAAACAGGTCTTCAAAAAGGTGAATATTTCACTCCTTATGATGCAAAATTATTAGAAAACTTAATATTATCATCTGGATATTTTGGTGCAACTGAAATAAAAGTTTTTAGAACTTCTGATGAAAAAGTTATAAATGTAGAAGTAGAGGTATTAGAAAATCCAACAATTAAATCAATTAATATTAAAGGTTCGAGTATATTAACTGAAGAACAGTTAAAAGAAATTTCAGGATTAAGAGTAGGAGATATATTAAATGGAAGATTACTTACTTTAGAAGAATCTCCAATAATTAAAGCTTATTCTGAAAATGGATTTTTATGGGTAGGATTTAAAGATGTAACAGTTACAAAAGATGGAGATGTAACTATAGAATTACTTGAGGGTAAAATTAAAAATATAGTTTATGAAAAAAAAGGTAACGTTAAAGAAAATGAAAGAATTAGCGAAAAAGATTATAAATTAAAAACACAACCACATATTTTTAGCAGAAATACTTATGTTAAAAAAGGTGAAATATTAAATCAAAAAGAATTAGAACTTACATTAAGAGAACTATTTAGAACAGGGTTATTTTCATCACTTTCACATGAAATTGTTAAAAGTTCAGAAAATCCTGAAGATTTAATTTTAAAAATTATAGTTGTTGAAAGACCAACTACAGGTATAAGTGCAAATATTTCTTATTCAACAGAGGATAGTTTATCAGGATCATTAAAATTAGAAGATACTAACTTCTTAGGAAGAGAACAAACTTTTTCATTAACTGGAGAAGCAGGAGTTAAAGGTAACTATAACTTTGCATTTAATTTCAAAGATCCATGGATTAAAGGAACAGATAGATTACTTGCTGGAGGATCAATATTCTTTAGAAAGACTTCAATTAGGGCTAAAGATTTAGATGGGTATAAAAAAGATGCAAATAATTCGGCAGGCAATGAATCAGATATTATTGAAAAAAATTTAACAAAACCTACAGATAAATCATATATATTTGGTATTAATGGTCAACTAGGTAAAGGATTAACAAAAGATCTTTATCTTTCTGTATCACCTAAATTATTAAATGTATATGCTAAAAATAAAGGAACTAACGTAGCGACTCAAGTGTATGAGGACTATACTTTACTATCATTAGGAACAGACTTGATTTATGATACTAGAGATGATAGAAATACACCTAAAAGAGGATTTTATGCTGATTTATTCTTTGAGGGTGGATATATAGTTAGGGATAAGTCTTTAATTGATGAGAAACAAAATGATGGTAGTATTAAATTTAAAGAAAAAAATAATAGTTCAAGTTCAGGAGGAAATAGTTCAGGTGGAAGCTCTGGAGGAGGGTCTGGTTCTGGCTCAGGTTCTGGAGGAAGTTCAACTCCTACGCCTGCCCCTACTCCTGCTCCAAAAGAATATGAAAAGAAAAAACCTAGACCATATTTTACAACATCTCTTGATTTAAGAGCATTTCATCCAGTGTATAAGGATAAGAACTCTATGGCATATAGATTACTTGCAAGTTACTCGCATGCTAATACTCCAAATGGACAATTAATTACTGTTGGAGATGGTGTAACTCTTAGAGGATTACAAGCACCAATAACTGGGAACCAATATGCTGTTACATTTACTGCTGAAAATAGAACATATATTAATGACTATATACAAGCAGTAGTATTTTATGATGCAGGTATAGCACAAAAGGATAAGAGTGGTAATGTTAACCCTAAATTTATGAATAATATAGGTTTAGGTGCAAGAATAAATACACCTATAGGGGTAGTAAGACTTGATTATGCTTGGGACTTAGATAGAACAAGTAAATCAAAGGGTAAATTTAATTTTGGATTTGGACAAACGTTCTAA
- a CDS encoding Hsp33 family molecular chaperone HslO — protein MLLRGISKSVKFVIIDSTELVKEVINRTNLDILYSKDVSKLTTMGAILAQSIKSNNTKMSLSLKSEGALKNIIVKSTINSNIAVKVDIDNEKHERLLNAINTNNEKEINMLYNLTGAKLQIMVDYGLKNPYSSVFLVKDNLLELSLNEYYEMSEQTKTILICSTKYDENLNVEKSSGLMIQLLPDGDENVMFWLANKIERLLSVTDMLKNNFSLERIAHLIFENDEEIFANEKLYKGLPYDKLPMIEDIEILSINDIKYECDCNKEYMKRALDISLSNEDKEEILKEDGFIEIECSFCGEKYRFEKI, from the coding sequence ATGTTATTAAGAGGAATAAGTAAAAGTGTAAAATTTGTAATAATAGATAGTACTGAATTAGTAAAAGAAGTAATAAATAGAACCAATCTTGATATTCTTTATTCAAAAGATGTTTCTAAATTAACAACTATGGGAGCAATACTTGCTCAAAGTATTAAATCAAATAATACTAAAATGTCTTTATCATTAAAAAGTGAGGGTGCATTAAAAAATATAATAGTTAAATCTACTATAAATTCAAATATTGCAGTCAAGGTAGATATAGATAATGAAAAACATGAAAGATTATTAAATGCAATAAATACTAATAATGAAAAAGAAATTAATATGTTATACAATCTTACAGGAGCTAAGTTACAAATAATGGTTGATTATGGACTTAAAAATCCATATTCATCAGTGTTTCTAGTTAAAGATAATTTACTAGAATTATCACTTAATGAATATTATGAAATGTCAGAACAAACAAAAACTATATTAATTTGTTCAACTAAATATGATGAGAATTTAAATGTAGAAAAATCTTCTGGTTTAATGATACAATTACTTCCTGACGGAGATGAAAACGTAATGTTTTGGTTAGCAAATAAGATTGAAAGACTATTAAGTGTTACAGATATGCTTAAAAACAATTTTAGTTTAGAAAGAATAGCACATTTAATATTTGAAAATGATGAGGAAATATTTGCTAATGAAAAGTTATACAAAGGGCTACCTTATGATAAGTTACCTATGATAGAAGATATTGAAATATTAAGTATAAATGATATAAAATATGAATGTGATTGCAATAAAGAATATATGAAAAGAGCTTTAGATATTTCACTTTCTAATGAAGATAAAGAAGAAATACTAAAAGAAGATGGATTTATAGAAATAGAATGCAGTTTTTGTGGAGAAAAATATAGATTTGAAAAAATTTAA